From the genome of Pseudomonadota bacterium, one region includes:
- a CDS encoding cysteine desulfurase, with product MTDLDAVYLDHNATTPLDPRVLQAMMPYLAGGAGNASSLHRLGQRARQAVDVARQQVAALIGASPDEVFFVSGGTEADNWALRAGVAAAAGARDLGGPAQLVTTTVEHSAVLQTAERLRAQGVTVTLVEVDAAGRVDPEAFAAALTPKTALVSVMLANNDVGTIQPVAAIAALARQAGVWIHSDAVQAVGKIAVDVRTLEVDLLALSAHKLGGPQGAGALFVRRGLRLPPLLEGGGQERGRRGGTENVAAIVGFGRAAELARSEWAEGARRTAELRERLELGLLARIPRLTINGREAPRLPNTLSVSCAGVDGLDLVLNLDLAGVAASTGAACSSGRVAPSHVLRAMGRDAATAREALRLSLGASNSEGEIDRTIEVMAEAVARLRAPATSA from the coding sequence GTGACCGACCTCGACGCCGTCTATCTCGATCATAACGCCACGACGCCGCTCGACCCACGCGTCCTGCAGGCGATGATGCCCTACCTGGCCGGGGGCGCGGGCAATGCTTCGAGCCTGCATCGACTCGGGCAGCGCGCGCGGCAGGCGGTCGACGTGGCGCGCCAGCAGGTCGCGGCGTTGATTGGCGCCAGCCCCGACGAGGTCTTCTTCGTCAGCGGCGGCACGGAGGCAGACAACTGGGCCTTGCGCGCGGGTGTGGCAGCGGCGGCCGGCGCGCGCGACCTCGGTGGGCCGGCGCAGCTGGTGACGACGACGGTTGAGCACTCAGCCGTGCTACAGACAGCCGAACGTCTGCGGGCGCAGGGGGTGACGGTGACCTTGGTCGAGGTCGATGCGGCTGGCCGGGTCGATCCAGAGGCCTTCGCCGCGGCGCTGACGCCGAAGACCGCATTGGTCTCCGTGATGCTGGCCAATAACGACGTCGGGACGATTCAGCCGGTGGCAGCGATCGCGGCCCTTGCGCGCCAGGCGGGCGTTTGGATCCATAGCGACGCGGTGCAGGCGGTCGGCAAGATCGCGGTCGACGTCCGGACCCTCGAGGTCGACCTGCTGGCGCTCTCGGCGCATAAGCTTGGCGGGCCCCAAGGGGCGGGGGCGCTCTTTGTCCGGCGCGGCCTGCGACTGCCGCCCCTGCTCGAGGGTGGCGGACAGGAGCGTGGTCGGCGCGGTGGCACCGAGAACGTGGCTGCCATCGTCGGTTTCGGTCGCGCCGCCGAGCTAGCGCGGAGCGAGTGGGCCGAGGGTGCCCGGCGCACGGCTGAGTTGCGCGAGCGCTTGGAGCTGGGGCTGCTGGCGCGCATCCCGCGGCTGACGATCAATGGACGCGAGGCCCCGCGCCTGCCCAACACCTTGAGCGTCTCCTGCGCCGGGGTTGATGGGCTCGACCTCGTGCTGAACCTCGACCTGGCCGGCGTCGCCGCCTCGACGGGCGCTGCCTGTTCTTCCGGTCGGGTCGCGCCCTCACATGTCCTGCGGGCGATGGGGCGTGATGCCGCGACGGCACGCGAGGCCCTGCGCCTCTCGCTCGGGGCGAGCAACAGCGAGGGCGAGATCGACCGCACCATCGAGGTCATGGCCGAGGCGGTCGCGCGCCTGCGCGCGCCGGCGACCTCGGCCTAG
- the mnmA gene encoding tRNA 2-thiouridine(34) synthase MnmA — protein MRVVVAMSGGVDSSVAAGLLREAGHEVIGLTLQLYDCETGTSERSCCGLSGVAAARAAAGALGLPHYVIDGQASFEQQVLRPAWDDYAAGRTPNPCVRCNDALKLGLLDAQARRLGAAFVATGHHARIAHGAWPVLRRGLDREKDQSYFLFSLAAEQLRRLLLPVGERTKAEVRELARQWGLPNAARAESQDACIAQRGDLAEALRLRFGAPARPGLMRQAEGRVVGRHEGVHRFTVGQRKGLGVGLGERAYVTAIDAARGEVRLGSARALERAGLYADAVSWLIEAPPTGERAVEVQMRYRQRPVPARLVPQAHGTVEVHFERAQRAVAPGQAVVFFEGDRVLGGGWIAKAIGDDA, from the coding sequence ATGCGCGTGGTGGTCGCGATGAGCGGGGGCGTCGATTCGAGCGTCGCGGCCGGCCTGCTGCGGGAGGCCGGCCACGAGGTGATTGGCCTGACGCTGCAGCTCTATGACTGCGAGACCGGCACGAGCGAGCGGAGCTGCTGCGGGCTTTCCGGGGTCGCCGCCGCGCGCGCCGCCGCCGGCGCCCTGGGACTGCCCCACTACGTCATCGATGGCCAGGCGTCCTTCGAGCAGCAGGTGCTGCGGCCGGCCTGGGACGACTATGCCGCGGGGCGCACGCCCAACCCCTGTGTGCGCTGCAACGACGCGCTGAAGCTCGGGTTGCTGGATGCCCAGGCGCGTCGCTTGGGCGCCGCGTTCGTGGCGACCGGCCACCACGCGCGGATCGCGCACGGCGCCTGGCCCGTGCTGCGTCGCGGCCTCGACCGCGAGAAGGACCAATCGTACTTCCTCTTCAGCCTGGCCGCCGAGCAGCTTCGGCGCCTGCTCCTGCCGGTCGGCGAGCGGACGAAGGCGGAGGTGCGCGAGCTGGCCAGGCAGTGGGGGTTGCCCAACGCTGCTCGCGCCGAGAGTCAGGATGCATGCATCGCGCAGCGTGGCGACTTGGCCGAGGCGCTGCGGCTGCGCTTCGGAGCGCCGGCACGGCCCGGCTTGATGCGTCAGGCAGAGGGGCGCGTGGTCGGCAGGCATGAGGGCGTGCATCGCTTCACGGTCGGGCAGCGCAAGGGGCTCGGGGTTGGCCTCGGCGAGCGTGCCTACGTCACGGCGATCGACGCCGCGCGCGGGGAGGTTCGCCTGGGCAGCGCGCGAGCGCTCGAGCGGGCAGGGCTCTATGCTGACGCGGTGTCCTGGCTGATCGAGGCGCCGCCGACCGGCGAGCGTGCTGTCGAGGTCCAGATGCGCTATCGCCAGCGTCCCGTGCCAGCGCGCCTGGTGCCGCAGGCCCATGGGACCGTTGAGGTGCACTTCGAGCGGGCGCAGCGCGCGGTGGCACCGGGGCAGGCGGTGGTCTTCTTCGAGGGCGATCGGGTGCTCGGTGGTGGCTGGATCGCGAAGGCGATCGGCGACGATGCCTGA
- a CDS encoding ROK family protein, whose product MSVILAYDIGGTHARAALVTASGAGWRGRAQRVLRAGATREALEADLRALTAEVWARAGLPSEQETELAGVGIALPGPTDYLTGTPWLEHKLPGLRGRSLVPLLGRPGVPVACVNDAEAFARGELAQGAARDADRALFLTLGTGLGSCFVADGEVLRDAPDVPTGGELWNQALGTDGRTIEDHVGRAALEAWYVAHGGDAKHSLEQVAALAQSGDTRAQSLFTHLGERLAEGLAPHLRSFAADRVVLGGGIARSADRFMGTLARGLRERGVGDLTIVASALGSMAALVGAAAMVQRRQAAFEQRRVIYLHGLASGPRSRKAEAFAAALAARGRTLALPDLNEPVFADLTLSRQLARLDTLTADAPPGSVLLIGSSLGGYAAALFAARSAKVAALVLLAPAFDFASRFGEWLGSAALERWRRAGTLAIDHHAHGRAEPLRWSFMADAAQHAAFPAVRVPTLVLHGRDDEVVAPALSAAFAEGRPNVQLTLLEAEHTMGAVVDDVVARALAFLEAWWH is encoded by the coding sequence ATGAGCGTGATCTTGGCCTACGACATTGGCGGCACGCACGCGCGCGCCGCGTTGGTGACGGCATCCGGTGCGGGTTGGCGCGGCCGTGCGCAGCGTGTCCTGCGGGCCGGCGCCACGCGTGAGGCGCTCGAGGCCGATCTGCGGGCGCTGACGGCCGAGGTCTGGGCGCGCGCCGGCCTCCCCAGCGAGCAGGAGACCGAGCTCGCGGGGGTGGGGATCGCGCTGCCGGGCCCGACGGACTACCTGACCGGTACGCCTTGGCTTGAGCATAAGCTGCCTGGACTGCGCGGTCGGAGTCTGGTGCCGCTCCTCGGGCGGCCCGGCGTGCCCGTCGCCTGCGTCAACGATGCGGAGGCCTTCGCACGGGGCGAGCTGGCGCAGGGGGCCGCGCGCGATGCCGATAGAGCATTGTTCTTGACGCTCGGGACGGGGCTGGGGAGCTGTTTCGTTGCCGACGGCGAGGTCTTGCGCGATGCGCCGGACGTGCCGACCGGGGGCGAGCTGTGGAACCAAGCGCTGGGCACCGACGGGCGCACGATCGAGGATCACGTCGGGCGGGCCGCGCTCGAGGCCTGGTATGTGGCCCATGGCGGGGACGCGAAGCACTCGCTCGAGCAGGTCGCAGCGCTCGCGCAAAGCGGCGACACGCGGGCGCAGTCCCTCTTCACGCACCTTGGAGAACGCCTCGCCGAGGGTCTAGCGCCCCATTTACGGAGCTTCGCAGCCGATCGCGTCGTGCTCGGGGGAGGGATCGCCCGCAGCGCCGACCGCTTCATGGGGACGCTGGCGCGCGGGTTGCGGGAGCGCGGGGTCGGGGACCTGACGATCGTCGCGAGCGCGCTGGGTTCGATGGCGGCCCTGGTGGGCGCCGCCGCCATGGTGCAGCGGCGGCAGGCCGCCTTCGAGCAGCGGCGGGTGATCTACTTGCACGGGTTGGCGTCGGGCCCGCGATCCCGCAAGGCCGAGGCCTTCGCCGCCGCGCTCGCGGCGCGCGGCAGGACGTTGGCGCTGCCCGACCTCAACGAACCGGTCTTCGCCGACCTCACCCTTTCGCGCCAGCTCGCGCGCCTCGACACTCTGACGGCGGACGCGCCGCCAGGCTCGGTGCTGCTGATCGGCTCCTCTCTCGGCGGCTACGCGGCTGCGCTCTTTGCGGCGCGCAGCGCCAAGGTGGCGGCCTTGGTGCTCCTCGCGCCGGCCTTCGACTTCGCCAGCCGCTTTGGCGAGTGGCTGGGCAGCGCGGCACTCGAGCGCTGGCGGCGGGCCGGAACCCTGGCGATCGACCACCACGCCCATGGTCGCGCCGAGCCCTTGCGTTGGAGCTTCATGGCCGACGCCGCGCAGCACGCAGCGTTTCCCGCGGTGAGGGTGCCCACGCTCGTGCTACATGGTCGAGACGATGAGGTCGTCGCGCCGGCGCTCTCGGCGGCCTTCGCCGAGGGTCGACCCAACGTGCAGCTCACGCTCCTGGAGGCGGAACACACGATGGGCGCCGTGGTCGACGACGTGGTGGCGCGAGCGCTCGCCTTCCTCGAGGCCTGGTGGCATTGA
- the mutM gene encoding bifunctional DNA-formamidopyrimidine glycosylase/DNA-(apurinic or apyrimidinic site) lyase, whose amino-acid sequence MPELPEVETIARQLAPVLQGRRVHGLALLDSRLAPIQTRAVVGARVGAVQRLGKQVVLRLDPTPTGAAPRRAPRSPTELPAAAARWLVVHLRMTGRLLWQPGAQPAPLAHTRARLRLEGGTLVFVDPRRFGTLSLVDDLECVRPRGLEPLGAEHSVDRLAALLAAGGARQAIKPWLLRQDRLVGLGNIYAAEALFAARIDPRRAVGRFRPAEVARLHAAIGEVLTAAIAHCGTTFSDFQDAHGVTGSYQHYLRVYRREGLPCLRCAGTVRRLVQQQRSTFYCARCQRGAG is encoded by the coding sequence ATGCCTGAGCTGCCCGAGGTCGAGACGATCGCGCGCCAGCTCGCGCCTGTCCTGCAGGGCCGGCGCGTGCACGGGCTGGCGCTGCTCGATTCCCGCTTGGCGCCGATCCAGACGCGTGCCGTCGTGGGCGCTCGCGTGGGTGCGGTGCAGCGCCTGGGCAAGCAGGTGGTCTTGCGGCTCGACCCGACGCCCACTGGGGCCGCGCCTAGGCGCGCCCCCCGCAGTCCCACGGAGCTTCCGGCGGCGGCAGCGCGCTGGCTCGTCGTTCACCTGCGGATGACGGGGCGCCTCCTGTGGCAGCCGGGCGCGCAGCCGGCGCCGCTGGCGCATACGCGGGCGCGGCTGCGGCTCGAGGGCGGCACGCTGGTCTTCGTCGATCCGCGGCGCTTCGGCACGCTCTCGCTGGTCGACGACCTCGAGTGTGTGCGGCCGCGCGGCCTCGAGCCGCTGGGAGCGGAGCACAGCGTCGACCGGCTCGCCGCGCTGCTCGCGGCTGGCGGCGCAAGGCAGGCGATCAAACCGTGGTTGCTGCGCCAGGACCGGCTGGTTGGGCTGGGCAACATCTACGCGGCGGAGGCGCTCTTTGCCGCGCGCATCGACCCTCGGCGCGCCGTGGGTCGGTTTCGGCCCGCCGAGGTCGCGCGCCTGCACGCGGCGATCGGCGAGGTGCTGACGGCCGCGATCGCGCATTGCGGCACGACCTTTTCAGATTTTCAGGACGCGCACGGCGTGACGGGCTCCTACCAACACTACCTGCGGGTCTATCGGCGTGAAGGGCTGCCGTGCCTGCGCTGCGCCGGGACGGTGCGGCGCCTGGTGCAGCAGCAGCGCAGCACGTTCTATTGCGCGCGCTGCCAGCGCGGCGCAGGCTAG
- a CDS encoding AAA family ATPase, whose amino-acid sequence MRLSDDLQIAVSVALNEAQSRAHEYAGVEHLLFALLHDRQTTEVIRQCGVDPGPLRKSLDAFLREQVEALAEGRRRTPQPTLAFQRVLSRAAAHVQGTGKDEVQGHNVLVALYAEPESWAVSLLEEAGLSRLELVGYLAHGAAKDAGGAAGGGALDRSLNAEVGAEGEERGGAGRAQDPLAAYTVNLNAEAEKGTIDPLIGREAELQRAMHVLARRRKNNVLLVGESGVGKTAIVEGLARKIFASEVPEPLQSAVIYALDMGALLAGTRYRGDFESRMKAVLQALEQQPQAVLFIDELHTVIGAGAASGSTMDASNMLKPVLANGKLRCIGSTTYQEYGQHLERDRALMRRFQKLDVGEPDLEDAVRILEGLRPRYEDYHAVVYGRAALRAAAELAQRHLQDRRLPDSAIDLLDEAGAAARLAGRSGGRIGQHEMEAIVARMAQIPTQRVSRDDRQRLASLASDLKAVVFGQDEAIDQICAAIKMARAGLGGADKPVGSYLLTGPTGVGKTELAKQVATTMGLTLIRFDMSEYMERHTVSRLIGAPPGYVGFDQSGLLTEAVRKTPHAVLLLDEVEKAHPDVFNLLLQVMDHGSLTDNNGRKADFRHVILLMSSNVGSRELEQRAVGFGEQQSGERDDEYKRMFSPEFRNRLDARIRFQPLTPAVMIQIVDKLAAELAGQLLAQKVAIELTPAARAWLATRGFDRQFGARPLARVIQQELKRPLAEEMLFGSLQGGGSLVVEVEQDRLRLRVVASAPATKKRSRKPQ is encoded by the coding sequence ATGAGGCTAAGCGACGACCTGCAAATCGCGGTGAGCGTGGCCCTGAACGAGGCCCAAAGTCGGGCTCATGAGTATGCGGGCGTCGAGCACCTGCTCTTCGCGCTGCTGCATGACCGGCAGACGACTGAGGTCATCCGGCAGTGTGGGGTCGATCCGGGGCCCTTGCGCAAGAGCCTCGACGCCTTCCTGCGCGAGCAGGTCGAGGCGCTGGCCGAGGGCCGGCGTCGGACCCCGCAGCCCACCCTCGCTTTCCAGCGCGTGTTGTCGCGGGCGGCTGCCCATGTCCAGGGGACGGGCAAGGACGAGGTGCAGGGCCATAACGTGCTGGTCGCGCTCTACGCCGAGCCCGAGTCCTGGGCCGTCAGCCTGCTCGAGGAGGCAGGTCTGAGCCGGCTCGAACTCGTTGGCTATCTGGCGCACGGTGCGGCGAAGGATGCGGGCGGCGCGGCGGGCGGAGGGGCGCTCGACCGCTCACTCAACGCCGAGGTCGGTGCGGAGGGCGAGGAGCGGGGAGGCGCCGGGCGGGCGCAGGATCCGCTTGCCGCCTACACCGTCAATCTCAATGCCGAGGCGGAGAAGGGGACGATCGATCCGCTGATCGGCCGCGAGGCAGAGCTGCAGCGCGCGATGCATGTGCTCGCTCGGCGGCGCAAGAACAACGTGCTCTTGGTGGGGGAGTCGGGGGTCGGCAAGACGGCGATCGTCGAGGGACTGGCGCGGAAGATCTTCGCCAGCGAGGTGCCGGAGCCGCTGCAGAGCGCCGTGATCTACGCGCTCGACATGGGCGCGTTGCTGGCGGGAACGCGCTACCGCGGGGATTTCGAGAGCCGAATGAAGGCCGTCCTCCAGGCGTTGGAGCAGCAGCCGCAGGCCGTGCTCTTCATCGACGAGCTGCATACCGTGATCGGTGCGGGGGCGGCCAGCGGCAGCACGATGGACGCCTCGAACATGCTCAAGCCCGTGCTCGCCAACGGCAAGCTGCGCTGTATCGGCTCGACGACCTACCAGGAGTACGGCCAACACCTGGAGCGCGATCGCGCGCTGATGCGGCGCTTTCAGAAGCTCGACGTCGGCGAGCCCGATCTCGAGGACGCCGTGCGCATCCTCGAGGGGCTGCGTCCACGCTACGAGGATTATCACGCGGTCGTCTACGGGCGCGCCGCGCTGCGGGCGGCGGCTGAGCTCGCGCAGCGCCACCTGCAGGACCGACGCCTGCCCGACAGCGCGATCGACCTGCTGGACGAGGCCGGCGCGGCTGCCCGCCTCGCCGGGCGCAGCGGGGGTCGGATCGGTCAGCACGAGATGGAGGCGATCGTCGCGAGGATGGCGCAGATCCCGACGCAGCGCGTGTCGCGCGACGATCGCCAGCGCCTGGCCAGCCTGGCCAGCGATCTGAAGGCGGTCGTCTTCGGTCAGGACGAGGCGATCGACCAGATCTGCGCCGCGATCAAGATGGCGCGCGCGGGCCTCGGCGGGGCGGACAAACCCGTGGGCTCCTACCTGCTGACGGGGCCGACGGGCGTGGGCAAGACCGAGCTGGCCAAGCAGGTGGCGACGACGATGGGCCTGACGCTGATCCGCTTCGACATGAGCGAATACATGGAGCGGCATACCGTCTCGCGCTTGATCGGCGCGCCGCCCGGCTACGTCGGCTTCGATCAGTCGGGGTTGCTGACCGAGGCCGTGCGCAAGACGCCCCATGCCGTGCTGCTGCTCGACGAGGTCGAGAAGGCGCATCCCGATGTCTTCAACCTCTTGTTACAGGTGATGGACCACGGCTCGTTGACCGACAACAATGGCCGCAAAGCCGACTTCCGCCACGTCATTCTCTTGATGAGCAGCAACGTCGGCTCGCGCGAGCTGGAGCAGCGTGCCGTCGGCTTTGGTGAGCAGCAGAGCGGCGAGCGCGACGACGAATACAAGCGCATGTTCAGCCCCGAGTTCCGCAATCGGCTCGACGCGCGCATTCGCTTCCAGCCGCTGACGCCGGCGGTGATGATCCAGATCGTCGACAAGCTCGCGGCGGAGCTCGCAGGCCAGCTCCTGGCGCAGAAGGTCGCCATCGAGTTGACGCCGGCGGCGCGCGCTTGGCTGGCGACGCGTGGCTTCGACCGGCAGTTCGGGGCGCGGCCCTTGGCGCGGGTGATCCAGCAAGAGCTGAAACGACCGCTGGCCGAGGAAATGCTCTTCGGTAGCCTCCAGGGCGGGGGAAGCCTGGTCGTCGAGGTTGAGCAGGACCGCTTGAGGCTCCGCGTGGTAGCGTCTGCGCCGGCTACGAAGAAACGCTCGCGGAAGCCCCAGTGA